In Longimicrobium sp., the DNA window CACCGAGGGCGACATCACCTACATCCCCATCCTGGTGGAAGAGCTGGTGATCCAGAAGCGGCTGGTGGCGCACGAGGAGCTGGTGATCCGCAAGACGCGCGTGACGGAAGAGCAGGTGGTGGAGGAGGAGCTTCGCCGCGAAGTGCCCGAGATCCGGGGCCCGGACGGACCCGTGGACGTGGGCGCGCAAGGCGGCGGAGGGCACCGCTGATACGCGCCTGATACCCGCCGTCGGGGAACAGGAGTTGCAAAAGTCCCCCGCCCACATGGTGGGGTCGGGAACCGCGACAACAGGAGCACGAGCATGCTGGAAAACCTGGGCGGAAGCCACAACCGGAACGACCGCGATCTGGGCCGCCGCGACCGCGACGCGCTGGTCCGCGAGCGCATGCAGGCGCAGGGGATCAGTGAGGAAGAGGCGACCCGCATCGTCCTGTCCGAGGAGCAGCTGGCCGTCGGCAAGCGCGAGGTGCAGACGGGCGAGGTGGGCATCCACAAGCGGGTGGAGACCGAGCACGCGCACGCCGACGTGGCCCTGCGCCACGAGGAAGTCGACATCGAGCGCCGGCCCATTGCGGGCGGCTACTCGGCGGCCGGCGCGACGGGCGCCACCATCGGCGGTGACGAGGAGATCCGCGTGCAGCTGCACGCCGAGGAAGCCGTCGTGGAGAAGCGCGTGGTGCCCACGGAGGAGATCCTGGTGCGCAAGCGCGAGGTGGTGGAGAACGAGTCCATCGACACGGAGCTCCGCCGCGAGCACGCCGAGGTGGACCGCACCAACGTGTCCACGGACCGCGGCGTCCGCGACGACCGCCTGGACGGACGGATGTAATCTGGCGGGTTCCCGGTAACGGAAAACTCGGCGGGATACAAAGGAGGCTCCGCGGGCACGCTGCCCGCGGAGCCTCCGCCGTTTCGTGGGGGCCCCTCCCCCGGCCCCTCCCCGCACAAACTACGTGCGGAGAGGGGAGCAGTTCGATGGCGGGTTGGCAGGACCCGTGCGGGCCGCGGGCGCCCCCCATCCCCAGCCCTTCCCCCGCAAACTGCGCGGGGGAAGGGAGCCAATCCGGTGCGTCACCCAAGCCTTCGCCGCACCAGGGCCTGTCATCCTGAGGCCCAGGCGCGCCAAACCTTCCCGCAGTACGGGCTTCGCGGGCCGAAGGATCTAGCCGGGCGCCACTTCTCACCCTGGACGCGACAGCGCCACGAATGCCGGAATCGCCCCGCTCGCGCCCACGCGGCGCGCGGAAGGCCGGGCAAACCACGGCGCGCTTCGGGCCGGTCCGGCGCATGCCCCGGGCTGCCCTCTCTCCCCGGCCCTCTCCCCCGCAAGCGGGGGAGAGGGCGAATTCGACTGCGCTTCGGCTAGCCTGGCGCGCGCGACTACACCCTCTCCCGCTTGCGGGAGAGGGTGGCACGCGTGTCAGCGCGGCCGGGTGAGGGCCCCACGGCAGCCGAGGTCCGGGCCTCCGTGACCGCTACCGCGCCCAGACGGAGAGGCGTCCGAGGTTAGATCCTTCGGCCCGCGTACGACGGTGTACGGGCCGGGTTCGGTGCGCCTGGGCCTCAGGATGACAGGCTGTTGCGCGGCAAGGACTTGCATGCACCGGGACGCGTGTCGGCGCGCCCGATGAGAAGCAGTCCGCGAAGGCGGACTTCGGGCCGTCGTTGCCGCGAATTCATTCGCCCCAGCGGAGCCGGAGACCCCATCAGGCCGTGCCCTCTCCCGCCACCGCCTGCACCTGCGCGAGCACGTCCAAAAAGTCGTCGGCCAGGATCACCAGCAGATCGTCCTGCTGCATCAGATCCAGGGCGCGCGCCACGGCCTCAGGCTCGGGGTACACCGCCTCGATGCTCCCCGCCGCCAGCCCTCCGGCCTGCAGCCCCTCGCCGATCAGCCGGGCCACATCGCCCGCCGGCCGGCCGCGGCGGTAGTTCTCGTGCTCCTTCACCACCACGTAGTCCAGCACGGAGCAGATCTCCCCCAGCTCGCGCAGGTCCTCGTCGCGGCGGTCGCCGGGCATGGTGATCACCCCGATCCGCCGCGCGGCCGGCATCCGCCCCACGAACTCCATCAGCCCGCGCACCGCGGCGGGGTTGTGCGCGTAGTCGATGATCACCGTGCCGCGCGCCGTTTGCAGC includes these proteins:
- a CDS encoding DUF2382 domain-containing protein, whose amino-acid sequence is TEGDITYIPILVEELVIQKRLVAHEELVIRKTRVTEEQVVEEELRREVPEIRGPDGPVDVGAQGGGGHR
- a CDS encoding YsnF/AvaK domain-containing protein — its product is MLENLGGSHNRNDRDLGRRDRDALVRERMQAQGISEEEATRIVLSEEQLAVGKREVQTGEVGIHKRVETEHAHADVALRHEEVDIERRPIAGGYSAAGATGATIGGDEEIRVQLHAEEAVVEKRVVPTEEILVRKREVVENESIDTELRREHAEVDRTNVSTDRGVRDDRLDGRM